One Mya arenaria isolate MELC-2E11 chromosome 5, ASM2691426v1 genomic window carries:
- the LOC128235904 gene encoding uncharacterized protein LOC128235904 — translation MARELILVPKIKYEHLLKSKDISEQREHNVQVGGEQVEKIDKTPTTSDHTIQGQTENHTLNQQGGRKAVKERTSLQGRNASVTPSSNDASDKPDDTVVEDDEDTRDKNRVVEDNVDIQDNNRIVEGSVDIRDDNETAEDDDRNEQRLSQNNETNANMANTSLHPVDEGSELVDHYQQYENEINMTGICYPVALSQIRKVEHQNEIISINVFTYEDGSILPLRITEQRHRQHHINLLWLKSGDISHYCLITNLNRFLSRTKSHRSQMHFCSYCLHAFVKENLLVEHQQYCSPHGAQRVELPEVGQNDILEFKDYQKTLKVPFVIYADFETVNRKLHTCAPNPKQSATTPTTKLEVCGFGYKVVCEDEQYTKPSVIYRGEDAGKQLIEHLLREQDSIQNILSTVEPMQITEEHDNLIENATHCCLCKQRFTMYDKNYNRIVRHHNHLTGKIIGPACNACHLSCKQAKFIPVIFHNLRNFDAHILCEHLGDFKDRRLQCIASNAERFVSFSLDGLRFIDSFQFLPASLEALVDNLAQEELRGFSQLLSESASNEEALLLLRKGVYPYEYMDSFDKFEDRELPSKEQFYSTIKKEHISNEDYEHAQTVFRTFEMSSMADYHDLYLKTDVLLLSDIFESFRNLCLQQYELDPCHFYTSPGLSWSACMKMTGVRLELLTDIDKILMVESGIRGGVSQISHRYRKANNPYLEDYDQSQPRTFLQYLDANNLYGWAMVQPLPISDFAFMNEIEIETFDVMSIPENGDSGYILEVSLEYPRDLHDEHNCLPLAPEKKTISDEQLSPYARQLLRKLNGLSENEPVSNRGKVEKLLTTLEDKDHYVLHYRNLQLYLSLGMKLKEVHRILKFRQEPSMKTYIDLNTEMRKRATSTFQKNFYKLMNVSVFGKTMENVRLHKNIQLVHTEKRLRKVTAKATYKHAIIFNENQVAVELHKAKVALFKPIYSSFCILDLSKCLMYDFWYNYIKQRYGNAKLCLTDTDSLLFSCQTEDLYHDMKMSAEYFDTSDYPEEHFLHSDRNKKALGKMKDETNGKPIAEFVGLRSKMYSFTCDGD, via the exons ATGGCACGTGAACTGATACTCGTGCCGAAAATCAAATATGAACATTTACTGAAAAGTAAGGACATTTCCGAGCAAAGAGAGCATAATGTGCAAGTGGGTGGCGAACAAGTAGAAAAGATAGACAAAACCCCGACAACATCCGATCATACCATTCAGGGACAAA CTGAAAATCACACGCTAAATCAACAAGGTGGACGCAAGGCAGTCAAAGAACGCACTTCATTACAAGGAAGAAACGCTTCAGTAACTCCATCATCGAACGATGCAAGTGATAAACCAGACGATACTGTTGTTGAAGATGATGAAGATACACGAGACAAAAATAGGGTTGTTGAAGATAATGTTGATATACAAGACAACAATAGAATTGTTGAAGGCAGTGTCGATATACGAGACGATAATGAGACTGCTGAAGATGATGATCGTAATGAACAGCGGTTGTCCCAGAACAATGAGACCAACGCTAACATGGCGAACA CGTCTCTACATCCTGTTGATGAGGGATCGGAACTGGTAGATCACTATCAACAGTACGAAAACGAAATCAACATGACCGGCATCTGCTACCCAGTCGCATTATCTCAGATTCGTAAAGTAGAACATCAAAACGAAATCATTTCCATCAACGTGTTTACGTATGAAGATGGTTCGATTCTTCCATTGAGAATTACTGAACAACGTCATCGTCAGCATCATATCAATTTGCTTTGGTTGAAATCTGGAGATATTTCCCACTACTGCCTTATTACGAATCTAAATCGTTTCTTATCTCGGACCAAATCTCATCGCTCGCAGATGCATTTCTGCTCTTATTGTTTGCACGCATTTGTCAAAGAAAATTTATTGGTCGAACATCAGCAGTACTGCTCGCCTCATGGTGCGCAACGAGTAGAACTTCCGGAAGTCGGTCAAAATGACATCTTGGAGTTTAAGGATTACCAAAAGACGTTGAAAGTACCATTTGTTATATACGCCGACTTTGAGACTGTCAACAGGAAACTACATACATGCGCTCCAAACCCAAAACAGTCAGCCACTACACCTACAACCAAACTTGAAGTGTGCGGGTTTGGATATAAAGTTGTATGCGAAGACGAACAATACACGAAACCCTCCGTGATTTATAGAGGTGAAGACGCCGGAAAACAATTAATAGAACATTTGCTTCGAGAACAAGATAGTATACAAAATATTCTATCCACGGTTGAACCCATGCAGATAACGGAGGAACATGACAATCTCATCGAAAATGCCACCCATTGTTGCCTCTGTAAACAACGCTTTACGATGTATGATAAGAACTATAACAGGATAGTCAGACATCATAACCATCTCACGGGAAAGATAATTGGTCCGGCATGTAATGCGTGCCATCTAAGCTGTAAGCAGGCAAAGTTCATTCCAGTGATATTTCATAACCTGAGAAATTTTGATGCTCATATTCTATGCGAACATTTGGGTGACTTCAAAGACCGCAGGCTACAATGTATAGCTTCAAATGCGGAGCGTTTCGTCAGTTTTTCTTTAGATGGTTTAAGATTTATTGATAGCTTTCAATTTCTTCCCGCTTCATTGGAGGCTTTGGTAGACAATTTAGCTCAAGAGGAATTGAGAGGTTTCTCGCAATTACTATCTGAAAGCGCATCGAACGAAGAAGCCCTGCTCCTACTCCGCAAAGGCGTTTATCCATACGAGTACATGGATTCCTTCGATAAATTTGAGGACAGAGAATTACCATCGAAAGAACAATTTTATTCTACCATCAAGAAGGAGCACATTTCGAATGAAGATTATGAACACGCGCAGACCGTTTTTCGGACATTTGAAATGTCTTCGATGGCAGATTATCACGATCTGTACCTGAAAACGGATGTTTTATTACTAAGCGACATTTTCGAGTCCTTTCGAAATTTATGTCTTCAGCAGTATGAATTAGACCCGTGTCATTTTTACACTTCACCGGGTCTCTCTTGGTCCGCTTGCATGAAAATGACGGGTGTCCGATTGGAGTTGCTGACAGacattgataaaatactgaTGGTTGAATCTGGTATTCGTGGAGGCGTGTCACAGATCTCTCATCGTTATCGAAAAGCAAACAATCCGTACTTGGAAGATTATGATCAATCACAACCGAGAACATTTCTACAATATCTAGACGCAAATAATCTTTACGGATGGGCCATGGTTCAACCCCTACCGATAAGTGACTTTGCATTTATGAATGAGATAGAGATTGAAACTTTCGATGTTATGTCGATTCCAGAAAATGGAGACAGCGGTTACATCCTAGAAGTGTCTTTAGAGTATCCCCGAGATCTCCATGATGAGCATAACTGCCTTCCCCTAGCTCCCGAGAAGAAAACTATTTCCGACGAACAACTATCACCGTATGCCCGACAACTACTGAGAAAATTAAATGGACTGTCTGAAAATGAGCCCGTTTCTAATCGAGGCAAGGTGGAGAAACTGTTGACCACTCTGGAGGATAAAGACCATTATGTCTTACATTATAGAAACTTACAGCTTTATCTCAGTTTAGGCATGAAATTGAAAGAAGTACACAGAATACTAAAATTCAGACAAGAGCCGTCGATGAAAACGTATATCGATCTTAACACGGAAATGCGAAAAAGGGCCACTTCAACTTTTCAGAAAAATTTCTACAAGCTAATGAACGTCTCTGTATTTGGCAAA aCCATGGAGAACGTCAGACTTCACAAGAACATTCAACTGGTTCATACAGAAAAGAGACTACGAAAGGTCACTGCCAAAGCTACCTATAAGCACGCCATCATCTTCAACGAGAACCAAGTCGCGGTAGAGCTACATAAGGCAAAGGTTGCCTTATTTAAACCGATTTACTCAAGTTTTTGCATACTTG accTGAGCAAATGCCTGATGTACGACTTTtggtataattatatcaaacaaAGGTATGGGAACGCGAAATTATGTTTAACCGACACAGACAGC